From Bacteroidales bacterium, one genomic window encodes:
- a CDS encoding retropepsin-like domain-containing protein: protein MTFNKTYNSLENNNYFKAKELYETNRGGLSRPYRLFTEAALDNAFNKLKKSEDKIEILSKRKGIPDSLLIKLYETKYDNAIKLYHYKEAKNTAEIILRDYKTYLDKDDISDYENALNIWSALEDTAPQTIDLNRGTKLKMGKDIAGLNTLKVSSGKDTIDCIFDTGANLSTISQSVAKQLNMNIIPVEIKVGTITGTNVTAQLAVCDTLALGNINIFNVVFLVLPDESLSFPQSNYKIYGILGFPLIEALREIQITRSGYFVVPQKESLFSGTSNMALNGLIPLIYMDKKYFTFDTGADMTILYHKFYVENRDNIEKYCQLQKIKFAGAGGRSEFDGYKMDYTFKISNREITLKNVDILKEKIKSDEKVYGNIGQDLIRQFDTMTLNFKHMFIKFE from the coding sequence GTGACATTCAATAAAACATACAATTCACTCGAGAATAATAATTATTTCAAAGCTAAAGAATTGTATGAGACAAACCGGGGCGGTTTATCAAGACCTTACCGTTTATTTACTGAAGCCGCCTTGGATAATGCATTTAACAAACTCAAAAAATCTGAAGATAAAATAGAGATTTTGAGCAAAAGAAAAGGCATTCCCGATTCCTTGCTGATCAAGTTATATGAGACCAAGTATGACAATGCTATAAAATTATATCACTACAAAGAGGCAAAAAACACCGCTGAAATTATTTTAAGAGATTACAAAACATATCTGGATAAAGACGATATATCTGATTATGAAAACGCCTTGAATATTTGGTCGGCACTTGAGGATACCGCTCCACAAACTATTGATCTAAATAGAGGTACCAAACTAAAAATGGGAAAGGATATTGCAGGATTAAATACCCTTAAGGTTTCCTCCGGGAAGGACACCATCGATTGTATCTTTGATACTGGTGCGAATTTGTCAACCATATCCCAATCTGTCGCAAAACAATTAAATATGAATATAATTCCTGTAGAAATAAAAGTTGGCACAATCACCGGAACAAATGTGACGGCACAATTGGCGGTTTGCGACACACTTGCCCTTGGAAATATTAATATATTCAACGTGGTCTTTTTAGTGTTACCGGATGAGTCTCTATCCTTTCCGCAGAGCAACTATAAGATTTACGGAATTTTAGGATTCCCCTTGATTGAAGCTTTAAGAGAGATTCAAATTACCCGGAGTGGATACTTTGTTGTTCCTCAAAAAGAATCGTTGTTTTCCGGTACCTCTAACATGGCTCTAAATGGTTTAATACCATTAATTTATATGGATAAAAAGTATTTTACATTTGATACGGGCGCCGATATGACAATACTATACCATAAATTTTATGTGGAAAACAGGGATAATATTGAAAAATATTGCCAGTTACAGAAAATCAAATTTGCGGGCGCCGGGGGCAGGAGTGAGTTTGACGGATATAAAATGGACTACACTTTTAAGATCAGTAACAGAGAAATAACCTTAAAGAATGTTGATATACTAAAAGAAAAAATCAAGAGTGATGAAAAGGTATACGGAAATATAGGTCAGGATTTGATTCGACAATTTGATACAATGACACTTAACTTCAAACATATGTTTATAAAGTTTGAGTAA
- a CDS encoding glutaminyl-peptide cyclotransferase — MADNLTGGSEGSAERTIAKKYRVKVLATFPHDRHSYTQGLFFNNGVMYESAGQYGESSFRIVDYKSGRLKRRWNFNARYFLEGSCIFGNNIYILTWQEHSCFVYSADKFKKVGVASYPTEGWGLTTNGKEMIMSDGSSTLFFMDPASFYCTHKVNVTLDGKPLKWINELEYIDGMVWANVYETDNIVVINPANGVVKAVINCAGILPASLRNADTDVLNGIAYNPLDGAVYITGKYWPRLFRIANPMK, encoded by the coding sequence ATGGCAGATAATTTAACCGGCGGATCAGAAGGTTCTGCAGAAAGAACCATCGCGAAAAAATATAGAGTTAAAGTGCTTGCCACTTTTCCTCACGACAGGCATTCCTATACTCAAGGGTTGTTTTTCAATAATGGAGTGATGTATGAGAGCGCCGGTCAATATGGTGAAAGCAGCTTTAGGATAGTAGATTACAAGAGCGGGCGTCTTAAGAGAAGATGGAATTTTAATGCAAGATATTTTCTGGAAGGCTCATGCATCTTTGGAAACAATATTTACATCCTTACATGGCAGGAACACTCATGCTTTGTTTATTCCGCAGACAAATTCAAAAAGGTTGGCGTGGCTTCATATCCTACTGAAGGATGGGGGCTTACAACAAACGGCAAGGAGATGATTATGAGCGACGGCTCCTCCACTTTGTTCTTTATGGATCCTGCAAGTTTTTATTGCACGCATAAAGTGAATGTTACTCTTGACGGGAAACCTTTAAAGTGGATTAATGAACTTGAGTATATTGACGGCATGGTTTGGGCTAACGTCTATGAGACAGATAATATTGTTGTCATTAATCCTGCCAATGGAGTAGTAAAGGCGGTTATTAATTGTGCCGGCATTCTTCCAGCATCTTTGCGAAATGCTGATACTGACGTACTTAACGGCATTGCGTATAATCCGCTGGATGGTGCTGTTTATATCACCGGCAAGTATTGGCCTCGTCTTTTCCGCATTGCCAATCCGATGAAGTAA
- a CDS encoding TonB-dependent receptor — protein MKRLFFLFLLVFPFTANAFSLQSDTSKVNRLDSIIVSAVRAGANTPVTFSTVSKAQLKSVAASHSLPMVLGFQPSVVATTEGGLGLGYSKFSVRGSDASRINVTLNGIAINDAESQEVFWVDIPSLGSSLQSVQLQRGVGTSTNGPGAFGASMNMQTLTPALKPYGNAEFSFGSFKTYMTTIGAGTGEMKNGFSFDVRYSHNSTKGYIRNAKADLNSLYLSGGWRNENNSFKITYIYGDQATGITWNGCPPEQYYSNRRYNNAGEYYDEAGNVHYYDNETDNYRQHHVQLHYIHQFSPYVTFDATVHYTKGTGYYENYIYNKKFSKYGLENQTIDGVTYKKGDFIIRQYMNNDYVASAANMNYKKNKINATAGAAYSFYNGAHFGRVKWSKYNQNVANNFEWYRNNGKKNDVSIYARAEYEIVHNLTAFADLQYRYIFFKLSGMDKDFTGLDRDMHYNFFNPKAGLTYNITDNSKVYFSVAAGHREPSRSDVKESIKAGKADAIKSERMIDYELGYKFANECFNAGINLYAMEYKNQLVATGKLTETGYTIQENIPDSYRRGIELTAVWMPCKKVTVEGNVTFSKNKLKNYTLYTDTYDNPNDWNSLPQTATYYKKSNLTLSPELIGAAMVSYEPFKSTSISLNGKYVGKQYMDNSSKKDAEVPNYFVMGFNAQKSFKIKGTATATLSLCVDNILNNKYYSYGWIYRAMFRDGSADYLEKGVYSQATTNFIVRLSFNF, from the coding sequence ATGAAGAGGTTATTTTTTTTGTTCCTTCTTGTATTTCCTTTTACGGCAAATGCATTTTCTTTACAGTCCGATACTTCTAAAGTCAATCGGCTGGACAGTATAATTGTTTCTGCGGTACGCGCTGGTGCAAATACTCCCGTTACGTTTTCTACCGTATCAAAGGCGCAGTTAAAGAGCGTGGCCGCATCTCATTCGCTACCAATGGTTTTGGGCTTCCAGCCATCTGTCGTTGCAACAACTGAAGGCGGCCTGGGTCTTGGATACAGCAAGTTTAGCGTCCGCGGCAGTGACGCAAGCAGAATTAATGTAACGTTAAACGGAATTGCAATTAATGATGCAGAGAGCCAGGAAGTTTTCTGGGTAGATATTCCCTCTTTGGGCAGTTCTTTGCAATCTGTTCAACTTCAGCGTGGTGTGGGGACATCAACAAATGGTCCCGGAGCATTTGGAGCAAGCATGAATATGCAGACACTGACTCCTGCGCTTAAACCTTATGGCAATGCCGAGTTCTCTTTTGGTTCATTCAAAACTTATATGACAACAATTGGCGCTGGAACCGGAGAGATGAAAAACGGTTTCTCTTTTGACGTGAGATATTCTCACAACAGCACCAAAGGTTACATCAGAAATGCAAAGGCAGATTTGAACTCTCTATATCTGTCGGGAGGATGGAGAAATGAAAATAACTCCTTTAAAATCACTTATATATACGGAGACCAGGCAACCGGCATTACTTGGAACGGATGTCCTCCGGAACAGTATTATAGTAATAGAAGATATAACAACGCGGGCGAATATTATGATGAGGCTGGCAACGTGCATTATTATGATAATGAGACAGATAACTATAGGCAACACCACGTCCAGCTGCACTATATCCACCAGTTTTCTCCGTATGTGACTTTTGATGCAACCGTGCATTATACAAAAGGAACCGGCTATTATGAGAACTATATTTACAACAAAAAATTCTCTAAATACGGCCTTGAAAACCAGACTATTGACGGTGTTACTTACAAAAAAGGAGATTTCATTATCAGGCAATATATGAACAATGATTATGTAGCTTCGGCAGCCAATATGAACTATAAAAAAAATAAAATCAACGCAACGGCCGGGGCGGCTTACTCATTCTATAATGGAGCCCATTTCGGCCGCGTGAAATGGAGCAAGTATAATCAGAATGTCGCAAACAATTTTGAGTGGTACCGCAACAACGGAAAGAAAAATGACGTTAGCATTTATGCCCGCGCCGAATATGAAATTGTGCATAATCTGACAGCTTTTGCAGATTTGCAGTATCGCTATATCTTCTTTAAACTCAGCGGAATGGATAAAGATTTTACAGGTCTCGACAGAGATATGCATTATAATTTTTTCAATCCTAAGGCCGGTTTGACTTACAATATAACCGATAACAGCAAAGTATATTTCTCCGTCGCTGCAGGTCACAGAGAGCCAAGCAGAAGTGATGTTAAAGAGTCTATCAAAGCGGGAAAAGCTGATGCAATTAAATCTGAAAGGATGATAGATTATGAGCTTGGATATAAGTTTGCAAATGAGTGCTTCAACGCCGGAATTAACTTATATGCAATGGAATACAAGAATCAGCTTGTTGCTACCGGAAAGCTTACGGAGACAGGATATACAATTCAGGAGAATATCCCCGATAGTTACCGCCGCGGAATTGAGCTGACCGCAGTCTGGATGCCGTGCAAAAAAGTCACCGTGGAAGGAAACGTAACTTTCTCAAAGAACAAATTGAAAAATTATACGCTGTATACGGATACCTATGACAATCCTAATGACTGGAACTCGCTTCCTCAGACTGCAACGTACTATAAAAAATCAAATCTTACATTGTCTCCGGAGCTGATAGGGGCGGCCATGGTTTCTTATGAGCCGTTTAAGAGCACAAGCATTTCTTTAAACGGAAAATATGTGGGCAAACAATACATGGACAATTCATCCAAAAAGGATGCTGAAGTTCCAAATTATTTTGTGATGGGATTTAATGCTCAGAAGAGTTTTAAAATTAAGGGAACAGCTACTGCTACGTTGTCTTTATGCGTAGATAACATTTTGAATAACAAGTACTATTCTTATGGCTGGATTTACAGAGCAATGTTCAGAGATGGTTCTGCGGATTACCTGGAGAAAGGTGTTTATTCTCAGGCAACGACCAATTTTATTGTACGCTTGTCATTCAACTTTTAA
- a CDS encoding histidine phosphatase family protein, whose product MKKNITVISLLTCIVLMFSISAGAQEIKNKIYNNVNIGGGSLWAYPYTATQSAPAFAAVPKLTPAPQGYKPFYISHYGRHGSRWLISPKDYGFAHDVFTAAEKAGVLTPLGKSVKLKVDSMFVASTGRLGELTQLGAKQHRGIADRMVANFPEVFAGNVKVDARSTTIIRCILSMMAECGELRAYNKNITITNDASEHDMYYMNYDDKDSEVSFAKFYEDENRRGALEAFEANNIHPDRLMSSLFTDTTFITRCTVPYDKKSYGPDGKVIPSNQSVHLFNKLCNLAQSMQDLDFKISMSGIFTKEELYDYYLNDNAYWYCLRGYSELSGAKMPYSQTYLLKNIIKGADSVIACNGRGATLRFGHDSDVLPLSCLMGLNGGNYKTGNLDSLAYHWNIVDYIPMAANIQFIFYRKTAAGKVAGKAAGKITGKTATKTNANANACANMPAKVAATEAPVYVKILINEREAKLPLESKLWPYYDWKDLRQYFTDILAKSPVK is encoded by the coding sequence ATGAAAAAGAATATCACAGTAATTTCTCTTTTAACGTGCATAGTGCTGATGTTCAGTATTTCAGCAGGAGCGCAAGAGATTAAAAACAAAATTTACAATAATGTAAATATCGGTGGCGGAAGTTTGTGGGCATATCCTTATACTGCAACGCAATCTGCTCCCGCATTTGCTGCGGTACCAAAATTAACTCCGGCTCCGCAGGGATACAAACCTTTCTATATCAGCCATTACGGAAGGCATGGCTCCCGCTGGCTGATAAGTCCTAAAGACTACGGTTTTGCGCATGATGTTTTTACCGCTGCTGAAAAGGCGGGAGTTTTAACACCTCTTGGAAAGTCCGTTAAGTTAAAAGTTGATTCTATGTTTGTTGCCTCAACCGGCCGCCTTGGAGAACTTACTCAGCTCGGGGCAAAGCAGCACAGAGGAATTGCGGACAGAATGGTTGCAAATTTCCCGGAAGTTTTTGCCGGAAATGTGAAAGTGGATGCCCGCTCAACAACCATAATACGTTGTATATTAAGCATGATGGCAGAGTGCGGAGAACTTAGGGCATACAATAAAAATATCACTATTACCAATGATGCCAGCGAGCATGATATGTATTATATGAATTATGATGATAAAGATAGTGAGGTAAGTTTTGCTAAGTTTTATGAGGACGAAAATAGAAGGGGTGCTTTGGAAGCATTTGAGGCAAACAATATTCATCCCGACAGATTGATGTCTTCTTTGTTTACTGATACTACATTCATTACCAGATGTACGGTACCTTATGATAAAAAGTCTTACGGACCTGATGGAAAGGTTATCCCTTCAAATCAGTCGGTTCATCTTTTTAACAAACTTTGCAATTTGGCTCAGTCAATGCAAGATCTTGATTTTAAGATTTCTATGTCTGGCATCTTTACTAAAGAAGAGTTGTATGATTATTATTTGAATGACAATGCATACTGGTACTGTTTAAGAGGATATTCAGAACTGTCGGGAGCCAAAATGCCTTACAGCCAGACATATCTGCTTAAAAATATCATCAAGGGGGCAGACTCTGTTATAGCCTGCAACGGCCGCGGCGCTACGTTAAGATTTGGTCATGATTCAGACGTGCTTCCTTTGTCCTGCCTAATGGGCCTAAATGGCGGAAATTATAAAACCGGTAATCTGGACTCTCTTGCATATCATTGGAACATAGTAGATTATATTCCAATGGCTGCAAACATCCAGTTTATATTTTACAGGAAAACCGCTGCCGGAAAAGTTGCTGGAAAAGCTGCGGGCAAGATTACAGGCAAAACTGCAACTAAAACTAATGCTAATGCTAATGCTTGCGCAAATATGCCCGCAAAAGTTGCTGCTACTGAAGCTCCCGTTTATGTAAAAATCTTAATCAATGAACGCGAAGCCAAGCTCCCTCTGGAGAGCAAGTTGTGGCCTTATTATGATTGGAAAGATTTGAGGCAGTACTTCACAGATATCCTTGCAAAATCTCCCGTGAAGTAA
- a CDS encoding CTP synthase, which translates to MKTKYIFITGGVVSSLGKGIMAASLAKLLQSRGLRVTIQKFDPYINVDPGTLNPYEHGECYVTDDGAETDLDLGHYERFLDVSMSQANNVTTGRIYKTVIDNEREGVYLGKTVQIIPHVTDEIKRRMTLLGKTGKFDVIITEIGGTVGDIESTPFIETVRQLQWEMPEGECIVIHLTLVPFLHAAKELKTKPTQHSVRLLQQDGVNPDIIVCRTEMPLPVGIKRKVALFCNVKSDSVFESIDARSIYEVPLKLHAQNLDDIVLKKLGIKNVPAPDLSSWKTFLNKLYNPKYECNIALVGKYVELQDAYKSIQESFIHAGAANRCKVNVHTVHSEFIDAGNINEKLKGMDGILVAPGFGERGIEGKILSVKYAREHKIPFFGICLGMQMAVIEFARDVLKLEGANSTEVNPNAKNPVIDLMEEQKSLTMKGGTMRLGAYSCKIKDGTLASKIYGCKTISERHRHRFEFNEHYAPMMEKAGMVISGRNPETGLAEIVELPKHPFFIGVQFHPELKSRVLKPQPIFVAFVKAAMKYRTEKSGNCDLKVATDGK; encoded by the coding sequence ATGAAGACAAAGTATATTTTTATTACGGGCGGAGTTGTTTCCTCCCTGGGCAAAGGCATTATGGCGGCTTCTCTTGCAAAGCTACTGCAATCCAGAGGTTTAAGAGTTACAATTCAAAAATTTGACCCATATATAAACGTAGATCCGGGAACATTAAATCCTTATGAGCACGGCGAGTGCTACGTAACTGATGACGGCGCTGAAACGGACCTTGACTTAGGACATTATGAGAGGTTTTTGGACGTCTCCATGTCGCAGGCAAACAACGTTACAACCGGCCGTATTTATAAGACAGTAATTGATAATGAGAGGGAAGGTGTTTATCTGGGCAAGACGGTCCAGATTATTCCTCACGTAACGGATGAAATTAAGAGAAGAATGACTCTTCTTGGCAAGACAGGAAAGTTTGATGTAATAATCACAGAGATTGGAGGAACTGTCGGCGACATAGAATCTACGCCTTTTATAGAGACTGTAAGACAGCTGCAGTGGGAGATGCCTGAAGGTGAGTGCATTGTGATTCATTTGACATTGGTGCCTTTCCTTCATGCGGCTAAGGAGCTGAAAACCAAGCCGACACAGCATTCAGTAAGATTGCTTCAACAAGACGGTGTTAATCCCGATATTATAGTTTGCAGAACAGAAATGCCTCTGCCTGTGGGGATTAAAAGGAAAGTTGCTCTTTTCTGCAATGTAAAATCTGATTCGGTTTTTGAGAGCATAGATGCAAGGAGCATTTATGAGGTTCCGTTAAAGCTTCATGCTCAGAACCTTGATGATATCGTCCTTAAAAAATTGGGGATTAAAAATGTTCCGGCTCCCGATTTGTCCTCTTGGAAGACGTTCTTGAATAAATTGTATAATCCTAAATATGAGTGCAATATAGCTCTTGTTGGAAAATATGTTGAACTTCAGGATGCGTACAAATCTATCCAGGAATCCTTCATTCATGCCGGTGCTGCAAATAGATGCAAAGTGAATGTGCATACAGTTCACAGTGAATTTATTGATGCCGGAAACATTAATGAAAAGCTGAAAGGCATGGATGGAATTTTGGTAGCGCCCGGTTTTGGCGAGAGGGGAATTGAAGGAAAAATCCTTTCAGTTAAATATGCCCGCGAGCATAAGATTCCATTCTTTGGAATTTGTCTTGGCATGCAAATGGCTGTAATTGAGTTTGCCAGAGATGTGTTAAAGCTGGAGGGGGCAAATTCTACGGAGGTAAATCCTAACGCAAAGAATCCGGTAATAGATTTGATGGAGGAGCAAAAATCTCTGACAATGAAAGGCGGTACAATGAGACTTGGCGCATATAGCTGCAAAATTAAAGATGGAACTCTTGCCTCAAAGATTTATGGTTGCAAAACTATTTCAGAGAGACATCGTCACAGATTTGAATTTAATGAGCACTATGCTCCAATGATGGAGAAAGCCGGCATGGTTATAAGCGGACGCAACCCCGAGACAGGTCTTGCAGAAATTGTGGAACTACCTAAGCATCCGTTCTTTATAGGTGTTCAGTTCCATCCTGAATTAAAGAGCCGCGTGCTAAAACCGCAGCCAATTTTTGTGGCGTTTGTAAAGGCCGCAATGAAGTACCGCACGGAAAAATCCGGCAACTGCGATTTGAAAGTTGCAACTGATGGAAAATGA
- a CDS encoding xanthan lyase has protein sequence MIKNKLLSGAAALLFVAASICPQGIYAQEEIPGQPVLNGKNYTKITDVSGFAQAGQAVKAFLLPTSGIRVPIKVETAYTFADNDSLYVVFNRNFADYPIRPATVEQVYSIVSQNIPSQFSGKKLAIFANGSKIEDLVPPFFNQENKFLKLQREAEELQQEGKLEARGDKAEAKKRSAREKDKSFVPPLKYETTRPYQIYNGLQDRHIAVSNSHGWYYENTLDRWEWQRARLFETVEDMYTQSYVIPFLVPMLENAGAVVMMPKERDYNKNEIIVDNDTNTDGFSMSNGEFSWQKGDSLGFANPKKSYVFKENPFKMGSYVQVQGLMKSAKPSEESQIEKNESKVKWLPNIPEDGNYAVYISYHSLPESTKSAGYTVKYSGGAAKFRVNQQMGGGIWVYLGTFYFKKGASDEGVYLTNVNSLDKGIVTADAVKFGGGWGNIARGKGDGFTSGMPRFEEGARYWLQWSGFPDTVYSYSHNYNDYNDDYVSRGKWANRLAGGSSTLPNWGYGGEKIPLDLSFALHTDAGTFLDDSIVGTLSIYTRNCNDFGGGIKYPNGEDRIWGRNLADMVQTQVVSDVSNKYGFPWTRRGLWDRSYSESRTPQMPGMLLEFLSHENFADMKFGLDPAFRFTAARGMYKGILKFLAFKNNVPYVVEPLPVNDVRVTVDNGDSSDNSTIQQGRHKRKSSANKRKSRRNKNVTTATVQRVYDVIDQNKNVYAQLDWSAVEDPEESTARPDKYLIYTAIDDNGFDGGTVVDDTTYRVELQKGKVYRFKICALNEGGKSFPSEVVAVGIASGNSSKGKVALIVNAFDRVGSPRWLQSKDSTLAGFQDEYDHGVPYVQDAGFIGSMYEFRRSVPWTDDDAPGFGACHGDYAKMVIAGNTFDYSYDHGIAFMQKGYSFVSSTRSAVEHGKTVLKDYNICDMIMGKEAQSNDGGKMKAINYTVYTPAMRQVITEFCGDGRKLLLSGAYISTDLVDGFKVDTGGKNFASKVLKFKWMTHSASTDGCVSAVGNPFGFSGDYNFYSQLNEKKYCCEAPDAFTPAEKNAYTIFRYPQTSISAAVAYKGNDYRIASFGFPLETLTSQAQINKLIGQVIDFFEK, from the coding sequence ATGATAAAAAATAAGTTATTGTCCGGGGCCGCAGCTCTTCTGTTTGTTGCAGCAAGTATTTGTCCACAAGGGATTTACGCTCAGGAGGAAATTCCGGGACAGCCGGTTCTAAACGGAAAGAATTATACGAAAATCACGGATGTCAGCGGATTTGCCCAGGCAGGGCAGGCTGTAAAGGCCTTTCTATTACCTACTTCCGGCATAAGAGTTCCCATCAAGGTTGAGACTGCTTACACTTTTGCGGATAATGATTCTTTGTATGTTGTCTTCAACCGCAATTTTGCAGATTATCCAATCAGGCCCGCGACAGTTGAGCAAGTATACTCTATCGTGAGCCAAAATATTCCTTCCCAGTTTAGCGGAAAGAAACTTGCAATCTTTGCAAATGGCTCTAAAATAGAGGATTTGGTGCCTCCTTTTTTTAATCAGGAGAATAAATTTCTCAAACTTCAGAGAGAAGCTGAGGAGCTTCAGCAAGAGGGAAAACTGGAGGCCAGAGGTGATAAGGCTGAGGCAAAAAAGAGGAGCGCAAGAGAGAAGGATAAGAGTTTTGTCCCACCTTTAAAGTATGAGACTACGCGTCCTTATCAAATCTATAATGGTTTGCAGGATAGGCATATAGCAGTCTCCAACAGTCACGGCTGGTATTATGAAAATACTCTCGACAGATGGGAATGGCAAAGGGCAAGACTCTTTGAGACTGTTGAGGATATGTATACTCAAAGTTATGTGATTCCTTTCCTTGTGCCGATGCTTGAGAATGCGGGAGCCGTTGTGATGATGCCAAAGGAGAGAGATTATAATAAGAATGAGATTATAGTTGATAATGACACTAATACGGATGGATTCTCCATGTCTAACGGGGAATTCTCCTGGCAAAAGGGTGATTCTCTTGGATTTGCAAATCCAAAGAAGTCTTATGTATTTAAGGAGAATCCATTTAAAATGGGTTCTTATGTTCAGGTTCAGGGACTTATGAAATCTGCAAAACCGTCGGAGGAGAGCCAGATAGAGAAAAATGAGAGCAAGGTTAAGTGGCTGCCAAATATTCCTGAAGATGGAAATTATGCGGTTTATATATCATATCACTCTCTGCCTGAGAGTACTAAGAGCGCAGGTTACACTGTTAAATATAGCGGCGGCGCTGCAAAGTTCCGCGTTAATCAGCAGATGGGCGGAGGAATATGGGTCTATCTTGGAACATTTTATTTTAAGAAGGGAGCCTCTGATGAGGGTGTTTATTTGACAAATGTTAATAGCTTGGATAAGGGAATTGTGACAGCAGATGCAGTAAAGTTTGGCGGCGGCTGGGGCAACATTGCGCGTGGAAAAGGAGATGGGTTTACAAGCGGAATGCCTAGGTTTGAAGAGGGTGCAAGATATTGGCTGCAATGGAGCGGCTTCCCTGATACAGTTTACTCATATTCACATAATTACAATGATTATAATGATGATTATGTAAGCCGCGGAAAGTGGGCTAACAGATTGGCCGGAGGTTCTTCTACTCTTCCAAATTGGGGATACGGCGGAGAGAAAATTCCGTTGGATTTATCTTTTGCATTGCATACTGATGCCGGAACATTTTTGGATGATTCTATTGTAGGTACGCTCTCTATTTATACGCGTAATTGCAATGACTTTGGAGGAGGAATAAAATATCCTAACGGAGAGGATAGAATATGGGGAAGGAATCTTGCGGATATGGTTCAGACACAGGTTGTTAGCGATGTTTCAAATAAGTACGGATTCCCTTGGACAAGAAGAGGTTTGTGGGATCGCTCTTACTCTGAGAGCAGAACTCCTCAGATGCCGGGAATGCTTCTGGAATTTTTGTCTCATGAAAATTTTGCGGATATGAAATTTGGCCTTGACCCGGCATTCAGATTCACTGCGGCAAGAGGAATGTATAAGGGAATTCTTAAGTTCCTTGCATTTAAGAATAATGTACCGTATGTTGTTGAGCCGCTGCCTGTTAATGATGTCAGAGTCACGGTTGACAACGGAGACTCTTCTGATAATTCTACAATTCAGCAGGGGAGACATAAGAGGAAATCATCTGCTAACAAGAGAAAAAGCAGAAGAAATAAGAATGTGACTACTGCAACTGTTCAGAGAGTTTATGATGTAATTGACCAGAATAAAAATGTATATGCTCAGCTTGACTGGTCTGCTGTAGAAGACCCTGAGGAGTCAACGGCAAGACCTGATAAGTATTTGATTTATACTGCGATAGATGATAACGGATTTGACGGCGGAACTGTTGTTGATGATACAACTTACAGAGTTGAGCTGCAGAAAGGCAAAGTTTACAGGTTTAAAATTTGCGCCCTTAATGAGGGAGGAAAAAGTTTCCCTTCTGAAGTTGTCGCAGTTGGAATTGCCAGCGGAAATTCTAGCAAAGGAAAAGTTGCGCTTATTGTAAATGCCTTTGACAGAGTGGGTTCTCCAAGATGGCTGCAGAGCAAGGATTCTACTCTTGCAGGATTCCAGGATGAATATGATCATGGAGTTCCATACGTCCAGGATGCCGGATTTATTGGCAGCATGTATGAGTTCAGAAGGAGCGTTCCTTGGACTGATGATGATGCTCCCGGCTTTGGAGCTTGCCACGGGGATTATGCAAAGATGGTGATTGCAGGAAATACTTTTGATTACTCTTACGACCATGGAATTGCCTTTATGCAAAAGGGTTACAGCTTTGTCTCTTCTACCCGCAGCGCGGTTGAACATGGAAAGACAGTGTTGAAGGATTATAACATTTGCGATATGATTATGGGCAAAGAGGCGCAGAGCAATGACGGCGGAAAGATGAAGGCCATTAACTATACAGTTTATACTCCTGCTATGAGACAGGTAATTACAGAATTCTGCGGAGACGGTAGAAAACTTTTACTGTCGGGAGCTTACATATCAACAGATTTAGTTGATGGTTTTAAAGTTGATACAGGAGGAAAGAATTTTGCTTCCAAAGTGCTTAAATTCAAATGGATGACACATTCTGCCTCTACTGACGGATGTGTCTCTGCCGTTGGCAATCCTTTTGGATTTAGCGGAGATTACAATTTCTACTCACAGCTGAATGAGAAAAAATATTGCTGCGAGGCTCCGGATGCCTTTACTCCTGCTGAGAAAAATGCATACACTATTTTCCGCTACCCTCAGACAAGCATCTCTGCAGCAGTAGCTTATAAGGGGAATGATTATAGAATAGCCTCCTTTGGATTTCCGCTGGAGACATTAACTTCACAGGCCCAGATTAATAAATTAATCGGGCAGGTTATTGATTTCTTTGAAAAATAA